From a single Pseudomonas triticicola genomic region:
- a CDS encoding beta-galactosidase, with product MIRRSLPAVFAMIFAAPLLAAPAGQQTLFNFVRPADVVKVATENADLPQANAEQTAEGEVLRRVTFNPVARPTLRLTPQTGAWDWSQSGMMTLRLQSAMNWAVTVYVQIQSNDGRTLVSRVDLPAGPAQTLLVPLVASTPLSQGMKAGPPMPMTVDGQRILLASSTGEIDRSQVVSVSLSMDQPKVAQSLLLERFGVQDGESVTRAVYGNLVDAYGQSTRSKWPEKVSSDEQLKSAASKEQQQLNTWLAEREKASLDKFGGWNKGPAFKASGFFRTEKRDGRWYLVTPAGHPFYSLGVNTVSPQVNQTYVAGREYMFESLPKNDDPLAAHFGEGDNRGGNGADQGRGYGNGRWYDFYGANLQRLYGEPCKADSDNKAGIAEAAKAGAAEAGSVQAAEPAAVPAEPKSGIAEAAQTDAVQASSTQTTPCTAAIDEERWTRHTLDRLRAWGFNTVGNWSAPSLADAERVPYTLPLSIVGDYTSISTGSDWWGGMPDPFDPRFAMATERAVAIAARDHRDDPWLIGYYADNELAWAGPGDDPKARYALAYGTLKMTTDVPAKRAFLKQLRDKYRNQAGLSKAWGIELPAWELMEDPGFVPPLPNPEHPEIEADFKYFQKVFADTYFKTISDSLKWHAPNQMLLGGRFAISTPEAVASCAQYCDVLSFNMYTLKPQDGYDFAALTALDKPVLITEFNFGSADRGPFWGGVTQLAKEEERGPAYANFLKQALSEPSIVGVHWFQYLDQPVTGRLLDGENGHFGLVGVTDLPYQGFVEAVRKSNLQALEQLGKEAHKSPAAEVEGGRKAEAGKAPGAAQAGGHSGNGH from the coding sequence ATGATCCGCCGTTCGTTGCCCGCTGTTTTCGCCATGATCTTTGCCGCGCCGTTGCTGGCCGCGCCCGCCGGTCAGCAGACGCTGTTCAACTTCGTACGCCCGGCCGACGTGGTCAAGGTCGCCACGGAAAACGCCGACCTGCCCCAGGCCAATGCCGAACAGACCGCCGAAGGCGAAGTGCTGCGCCGGGTGACGTTCAACCCGGTCGCCCGGCCGACCTTGCGCCTGACTCCGCAGACCGGCGCTTGGGACTGGTCGCAGTCCGGCATGATGACTCTGCGTCTGCAGAGTGCGATGAACTGGGCGGTGACGGTTTATGTGCAGATCCAGAGCAACGATGGCCGCACTCTGGTCAGCCGCGTCGATCTGCCGGCCGGCCCCGCGCAGACCTTGCTGGTGCCGCTGGTGGCTTCGACGCCACTGAGCCAGGGCATGAAAGCCGGGCCGCCGATGCCGATGACCGTTGATGGCCAACGCATCCTGCTGGCCAGCAGCACCGGCGAGATCGACCGCAGCCAAGTGGTTTCGGTGAGTCTGTCGATGGATCAGCCGAAAGTTGCGCAGAGCCTGTTGCTCGAGCGTTTCGGCGTGCAGGACGGCGAGTCGGTGACGCGCGCGGTGTACGGTAATCTGGTCGACGCATACGGTCAGTCAACCCGCAGTAAATGGCCGGAAAAAGTCAGCAGCGACGAGCAACTGAAAAGCGCCGCCAGCAAAGAGCAGCAACAGCTGAATACATGGCTGGCCGAGCGTGAAAAGGCTTCGCTGGACAAGTTCGGCGGCTGGAACAAGGGCCCGGCGTTCAAGGCCAGCGGTTTCTTTCGCACGGAAAAACGCGATGGCCGCTGGTATCTGGTGACGCCTGCAGGCCACCCGTTCTATTCGCTGGGCGTCAACACCGTCAGCCCGCAAGTCAACCAGACCTACGTCGCTGGTCGTGAGTACATGTTCGAATCGTTGCCGAAGAACGACGACCCGCTGGCCGCGCATTTCGGCGAGGGCGACAACCGTGGCGGCAACGGTGCCGATCAGGGCCGTGGCTACGGCAACGGCCGCTGGTACGACTTCTATGGCGCCAATCTGCAACGCCTGTACGGCGAACCGTGCAAGGCCGACAGCGACAACAAGGCCGGGATTGCCGAAGCGGCGAAGGCGGGGGCGGCTGAGGCCGGCTCGGTGCAGGCTGCTGAACCTGCAGCGGTGCCTGCCGAGCCAAAATCCGGTATTGCCGAAGCGGCGCAGACTGATGCGGTGCAAGCGTCCAGCACGCAAACCACTCCGTGCACAGCCGCAATTGATGAAGAGCGCTGGACCCGGCATACCCTCGATCGGCTGCGAGCCTGGGGCTTCAACACGGTTGGCAACTGGAGCGCGCCGTCGCTGGCTGACGCTGAGCGCGTGCCGTACACCTTGCCGCTGTCGATCGTCGGCGATTACACCAGCATCAGCACCGGCAGCGATTGGTGGGGCGGCATGCCGGATCCGTTCGATCCGCGTTTCGCCATGGCCACCGAGCGCGCCGTGGCCATTGCCGCCCGCGATCACCGTGACGATCCGTGGCTGATCGGTTATTACGCCGACAACGAACTGGCCTGGGCTGGCCCTGGCGACGATCCGAAGGCTCGCTACGCGCTGGCCTACGGCACGTTGAAAATGACCACCGACGTGCCGGCCAAACGCGCCTTTCTCAAGCAATTGCGTGACAAGTACCGCAATCAGGCCGGACTGTCCAAGGCCTGGGGTATCGAGCTACCGGCGTGGGAGTTGATGGAAGATCCAGGCTTCGTGCCGCCACTGCCGAACCCGGAGCATCCGGAGATCGAAGCGGATTTCAAATACTTCCAGAAGGTCTTCGCCGATACCTATTTCAAGACCATTTCCGATTCGCTGAAATGGCACGCGCCGAACCAGATGCTGCTTGGCGGCCGCTTCGCTATCAGTACGCCTGAAGCCGTGGCGTCCTGCGCGCAGTACTGCGATGTGTTGAGCTTCAACATGTACACGCTCAAGCCGCAGGACGGCTACGACTTCGCCGCGCTGACGGCGCTGGACAAACCGGTGCTGATCACCGAATTCAACTTCGGCTCGGCTGACCGAGGGCCGTTCTGGGGCGGCGTGACGCAGTTGGCCAAGGAAGAAGAGCGCGGTCCGGCCTATGCAAACTTCCTCAAACAGGCGCTGAGCGAACCGTCGATTGTCGGCGTGCACTGGTTCCAGTATCTCGACCAACCGGTGACCGGGCGTTTGCTCGACGGCGAGAACGGCCATTTCGGTCTGGTCGGGGTCACTGACCTGCCGTATCAGGGCTTTGTCGAGGCGGTGCGTAAAAGCAATCTGCAGGCGCTGGAGCAGTTGGGCAAGGAGGCGCACAAAAGCCCGGCGGCGGAAGTGGAAGGCGGGCGCAAGGCCGAGGCTGGCAAAGCGCCGGGGGCTGCACAGGCGGGTGGGCATTCGGGGAATGGTCACTAG
- a CDS encoding serine hydrolase domain-containing protein, with amino-acid sequence MQIQGHYELQFEAVREAFAALFDDSQERGAALCIKVGGETVLDLWSGTADKDGSEAWHSDTIANLFSCTKTFTAVTALQLVAEGKLQLDAPVARYWPEFAAAGKESVTLRQLLCHQAGLPALRELLAPEALYDWQTMVDALAAEAPWWTPGTGHGYAAITYGWLVGELLRRADGRGPGESIVARVAKPLGLDFHVGLADEEFHRVAHIARGKGNAGDAAAQLLLQVTMREPTAMTTRAFTNPPSVLTSTNKPEWRRMQQPAANGHGNARSLAGFYAGLLDGSLLESEMLEELTREHSLGDDKTLLTRTRFGLGCMLDQPDVPNATYGLGPRAFGHPGAGGSIGFADPEHDVAFGFVTNTLGPYVLMDPRAQKLARVLATCL; translated from the coding sequence GTGCAGATTCAGGGACATTACGAGCTTCAATTCGAAGCGGTGCGCGAGGCTTTCGCCGCACTGTTCGACGATTCCCAGGAACGCGGCGCAGCCCTGTGCATCAAGGTCGGTGGAGAAACCGTCCTCGACCTCTGGTCCGGTACCGCCGACAAGGACGGCAGCGAAGCCTGGCACAGCGACACCATCGCCAACCTGTTCTCCTGCACCAAGACCTTCACCGCCGTTACCGCGCTGCAACTGGTGGCCGAAGGCAAGTTGCAACTCGACGCCCCGGTTGCCCGCTACTGGCCGGAATTCGCCGCCGCCGGCAAAGAGTCCGTCACCCTGCGCCAATTGCTTTGCCATCAGGCCGGCCTGCCGGCGCTGCGCGAACTACTCGCGCCTGAAGCCCTTTACGACTGGCAAACCATGGTCGACGCCCTCGCGGCCGAAGCCCCATGGTGGACGCCCGGCACCGGTCACGGTTATGCCGCGATCACCTACGGCTGGCTGGTCGGCGAATTGCTGCGCCGCGCCGACGGTCGTGGGCCGGGCGAGTCGATCGTCGCTCGGGTCGCCAAACCGTTGGGCCTGGATTTCCATGTGGGCCTGGCCGACGAAGAATTTCATCGCGTGGCGCATATCGCCCGTGGCAAGGGCAACGCCGGCGACGCTGCGGCCCAGCTTCTGCTGCAAGTGACCATGCGCGAACCGACGGCGATGACCACCCGCGCCTTCACCAATCCGCCGTCCGTGCTGACCAGCACCAACAAGCCGGAATGGCGACGCATGCAGCAGCCTGCGGCCAACGGCCACGGCAACGCGCGCAGTCTCGCCGGGTTCTATGCCGGCCTGCTCGACGGCAGCCTGCTCGAAAGCGAGATGCTCGAAGAGCTGACCCGCGAGCACAGCCTCGGCGACGACAAGACCTTGCTCACGCGCACCCGTTTCGGCCTCGGCTGCATGCTCGATCAACCGGACGTGCCCAACGCCACCTACGGCCTCGGCCCACGCGCGTTCGGCCATCCGGGAGCGGGCGGCTCGATCGGTTTTGCTGATCCTGAGCACGATGTGGCTTTCGGTTTCGTGACAAATACCCTGGGGCCTTACGTTTTGATGGATCCGCGCGCGCAAAAGCTGGCGCGGGTGCTTGCCACTTGTCTGTAA